A single genomic interval of uncultured Desulfobulbus sp. harbors:
- the atpE gene encoding ATP synthase F0 subunit C, with the protein MNTITLGLICIGAALSIGLAGFGAGIGMGNGLRGACDGVARNPEAKGAITTTMILGMALCESIAIYGLVIAFILLYANPFKAALGL; encoded by the coding sequence CTCTTGGTCTGATTTGTATCGGAGCAGCTCTTTCCATCGGTCTGGCCGGTTTTGGCGCAGGTATCGGTATGGGTAACGGTCTGCGCGGCGCTTGCGACGGCGTTGCTCGTAACCCGGAGGCAAAGGGTGCCATCACCACCACCATGATCCTTGGTATGGCTCTTTGTGAGTCCATCGCCATTTACGGTCTGGTTATCGCCTTTATTCTGCTCTACGCCAACCCCTTCAAGGCTGCGCTTGGGCTGTAA